A region of Plantactinospora sp. BC1 DNA encodes the following proteins:
- a CDS encoding NADP-dependent oxidoreductase produces the protein MTTSREIHLITRPPDDLPVPGEVAMVEVPVPAPKPGQAVVRNMYMAIDPGLLQRMRDLSDLHVPHFDLGGPMWGHAIGEVVESATPELQVGDVVLHHMAWREYAVGDVKEFTVLDTTLYPSISHHLSSAIVAYCGVHRIGIEQGDTVVVSSAAGAVGSVVGQLARLRGATRVVGSVGSAEKARFVTEKLGFDEAFDYHDGWPADLQGVDVYYDNVGGWQLDSAFNAMRPHGRILLCGSSEEHRNGRPHPHRTMQMVIGKRLNLIGFTTNDHLDLQPEFEREFPPLVREGKVVLHETFVDGLDQLIPAIKSLLDGAYLGKVLLRF, from the coding sequence ATGACCACAAGTCGTGAGATTCACCTGATCACCCGCCCCCCCGACGACCTGCCGGTCCCCGGCGAGGTGGCCATGGTCGAGGTGCCGGTGCCGGCGCCGAAACCCGGTCAAGCCGTGGTCCGGAACATGTACATGGCGATCGACCCCGGTCTACTCCAGCGAATGCGCGACCTGAGTGATCTTCACGTGCCCCATTTCGATCTGGGCGGGCCGATGTGGGGGCACGCCATCGGCGAGGTGGTGGAGTCGGCCACCCCGGAACTCCAGGTCGGCGACGTCGTACTGCACCACATGGCGTGGCGGGAGTACGCGGTCGGCGACGTCAAGGAGTTCACCGTCCTCGACACCACGCTCTACCCGTCGATCTCGCACCATCTCAGTTCGGCGATCGTGGCCTACTGCGGCGTACACCGGATCGGCATCGAGCAGGGCGACACCGTGGTGGTCTCCAGCGCGGCCGGCGCGGTCGGCAGCGTGGTGGGACAACTGGCGCGGCTGCGCGGGGCGACCCGGGTGGTCGGCAGCGTCGGCTCCGCCGAGAAGGCCCGGTTCGTCACCGAGAAGCTCGGCTTCGACGAGGCGTTCGACTACCACGACGGGTGGCCGGCGGATCTCCAGGGCGTCGACGTCTACTACGACAACGTCGGCGGCTGGCAGCTCGACAGTGCCTTCAACGCCATGCGCCCACACGGCCGGATCCTGCTCTGCGGGAGTTCCGAGGAGCACCGCAACGGGCGGCCACACCCGCACCGCACCATGCAGATGGTGATCGGCAAGCGGCTGAACCTGATCGGCTTCACCACCAACGACCACCTGGACCTGCAGCCCGAGTTCGAACGCGAGTTCCCGCCGCTGGTCCGGGAGGGCAAGGTGGTGCTGCACGAGACCTTCGTCGACGGTCTCGACCAGTTGATCCCCGCCATCAAGTCCCTGCTCGACGGGGCGTACCTGGGCAAGGTCCTGCTCAGGTTCTGA
- a CDS encoding glycosyltransferase yields the protein MTSPGTDPLVSIVIPTYNRREHLHASLLQLTRQRPGTPEFEVVVSDDGSSDDSVSVVRSFSDRLRVKYHFQADEDNRVSLARNEGARLASAPILVFLDTGALPGPDFVQRHFLAHRDETARCALLGYAYGYNPEAPMWEVADIVRQHTPEEAVRRYGQVPEFLDLREKLLAECDDDLERRSIPWQVFWTINCSMRTDDFWAVGGFDEGHRGWAGEDLELGYLLHRRGLPMRLDRAAWVIEALQERKRREQLDEFKRNMLRFASRHPEPVNEIGWALVDDDLFWPWEDEYNALLRHTREVRELDVAAEIEQALRGSSPTDTVAVVGAGGHVPDALRPATLLDFDRELVERAVRGGRHVGHHALGLRTPLAERSVDVVVITSRLAGLWDRWKDRFLAEAHRIGRDVRCFS from the coding sequence GTGACGTCACCCGGAACCGACCCGCTGGTCTCGATCGTCATCCCCACCTACAACCGGCGCGAGCACCTGCACGCCAGCCTGCTCCAGCTGACCAGGCAGCGGCCGGGCACGCCGGAGTTCGAGGTCGTGGTCTCCGACGACGGGTCGTCGGACGACTCGGTCTCGGTGGTGCGGTCCTTTTCGGACCGGCTGCGCGTGAAATACCACTTCCAAGCCGACGAGGACAACCGGGTGTCGCTGGCCCGGAACGAGGGCGCCCGGCTCGCCTCCGCGCCGATCCTGGTCTTCCTCGACACCGGGGCACTGCCCGGGCCGGACTTCGTGCAGCGGCACTTCCTGGCCCACCGGGACGAGACGGCGCGTTGCGCCCTGCTCGGGTACGCCTACGGATACAACCCGGAGGCTCCGATGTGGGAGGTGGCGGACATCGTCCGGCAGCACACCCCGGAGGAGGCGGTACGCCGCTACGGCCAGGTGCCGGAGTTCCTCGACCTCCGGGAGAAGCTGCTGGCGGAGTGCGACGACGACCTGGAGCGGCGCAGCATCCCGTGGCAGGTCTTCTGGACGATCAACTGCTCGATGCGTACCGACGACTTCTGGGCGGTGGGCGGCTTCGACGAGGGTCACCGGGGCTGGGCCGGGGAGGACCTGGAACTCGGGTACCTGCTGCACCGCCGGGGCCTGCCGATGCGGCTCGACCGGGCGGCCTGGGTGATCGAGGCGTTGCAGGAGCGCAAGCGGCGCGAGCAGCTCGACGAGTTCAAGCGGAACATGCTCCGCTTCGCCTCCCGGCATCCGGAGCCGGTCAACGAGATCGGCTGGGCGCTGGTCGACGACGACCTCTTCTGGCCCTGGGAGGACGAGTACAACGCCCTGCTCCGGCACACCCGCGAGGTACGCGAGCTGGACGTGGCGGCCGAGATCGAGCAGGCGTTGCGGGGCAGCTCGCCGACGGACACGGTGGCGGTGGTCGGCGCGGGCGGGCACGTCCCCGACGCACTGCGGCCGGCGACGCTGCTGGACTTCGACCGGGAGCTGGTGGAGCGGGCCGTACGCGGCGGGCGGCACGTCGGTCACCACGCGCTCGGCCTGCGTACCCCGCTGGCCGAACGCTCCGTCGACGTCGTGGTCATCACCTCCCGGCTCGCCGGTCTCTGGGACCGGTGGAAGGACCGGTTCCTCGCCGAGGCGCACC